aTAAGCTGTACGCGTTTACGTCcagtggatgcatgatctgattagtcgactaatcgcaaaaataatcggtgactagtcgactatcaaaataatcgtttgtggcagccctactgttgatcataatatcctattagagcgattagagcacgctgtaggtattacaggtactgcgctgcagtggtttgtatcatatctatctaatagactccaatttgtacatgtaaatggagagtcctcttcacacactaaagtcaattatggagttcggTAACAATAATTGTGTCAGTTAAAAATAGAACAGCTTGgacatttttgcagtttttacttttatttcttttccattcTTTACTTTTACATCCTTCCAGAGAAATACATGTAAAATTACATAGAAACAATCAGATTTCCTGTTACTCTACATCTCTACACAGACATAGCAGTGCTGCCCTTCCCTCACAGCTAACAGTAATGCTATTCTAGTACAGGCTCTGGTTTTATCTCatattgattattgtaattctatCCTTCCTGCCTCACCACACAGACTTCAGCGgattcaaaatgcagctgctcgtGTTTTTATTAGAACAGCTTTCAATGGACCCCGTCCTCCAGCAGCTTCACTGGCTTCATGTAAAATACGGCGATGATTTTAAGATTCTGCTTTGTACTTTCAAGTCTCCATAATCtaaaaaagcaggaactccagcaacacttgagaaacaaagaacagctttaataataataattattattattaaagctgttcttcgttctcaagtgttgctggagttcctgctttttaattctttcatcttctccatgcaccttggaagcaggtgaagttgtgccaggatcttttgctgtgaagtctCCATAATCTCTCTGATATTCTGCACATCTCCACTCCTTCCTGTACTCTGAAATCATTCTCATTTTTTACTCTTTCCCACACCACATTTCCTTTCTGCTacagcatatagttagggctggatcaggtgaccctgaatccacccttagttatgctgcaatgggggattcccatgatgcactgagtacttcttcagtcacctttctcactcactatgtgttaatagacctctctgcattgaatcatatctgttattaatctctgtctctcttccacagcatgtctttatcccgtcttccttctctcaccccaatcggtcgcagcagatggccccgcccctccctgagcctggttctgccggaggtttcttcctgttaaaagggagttttttgccaaagtgcttgctcatagggggtcaaatgatttgggggtttttctctgtatgtattattgtagggtctaccttacaaggtctaccttgaggcaactgttgttgtgatttggcgccatataaataaattatctcCTTTTAGTCTTTAAAGAAAggcataaaacacattttaatctcACCAATTCTATTTGATTATTATTTCATGTTAATAttcaaacattattattattattattattattattattattatgctagaccaaaatgtaaataaagataTGCGGTATGATTGGAGTTTGTCTTTCTCAGctttaaaaagttttatatGTGTAGCTATTGTATTATAATGTTactaaaaaatgaattaaaaagaacaaagttcTGACTTGTTGCTATCAAGTGTCATGAAACGGCTGTGGCTGGCAGGATGTAgcacccaaaatgcaggacacTCAGCCAGAGGAGTAAACTCAAAGAGGTTGCTTTATTGCGGTTGCAGGAAAAAACTCCATAAACAATAAACttgcaaaaacaaaccaaaattaGAAACTAATACTAAACACTAAGAAACCTGGAGACAAGAAACTAGGGCCATGGACcacagaggaaacacacacagcatgaggggaagacacaacactgactgagagaaacacagggctaaaatacACTGAGGGATAACAAGGAATgggacacaggaggagagcacaccTGGGAGTAATCAAACACAACAAGACCAGGGGAAACCAAACTAGACCCACTGACAGGAGACAcagacaaagtaaaacaggaaacataacacattGACGTGGActtgacaaggggatacagctgacaagGGAGACAGAGAATAACAGCGTTACAAGTAGCGGCGttattttttcagtaacgagtaatgtaattaattactatttctatcgttacaacgccgttaccgttactaacaagaaaatgcggtgaggtcggcgttactatttttcaacaaacagacggttgaagctgtgttcagcttaccgcatcttatatcagctgcacggaagtagctgtaagtaatctgggcgctacagctttaagcagctgcaagCGCggcccgcggacggcaatcacttttgGCAGATgatcactttctggcacaacacctggagctaagggacaaaacaatcgcatgagtgctgctgtttgactgaggaagaataaagtagtcgtggtaagccaatcacatgaccacttaaagacgaagcaacaaggtgatatataccagtttataaattgtgttgataggccacgtaaaaccagagtcatgataaacaatatataggCGGCGTcctttcctcaatagtttcatcATGCTTaatgtctaaggacagcgctagcaagcacacTCTCTGCttataaccagtgttggtcaagttacttgaaaaagtaatcagtaactaattactgattacttcccaaaaaaagtaatcccgttactttactgattacttattttcaaaagtaattaattacttagttactttttaaaaacacgatttacaacctgaataggtgataaagtgatagatctttcagcccaattctactttttctgcataatccatcatacaaaatgtaatcaaatggaaaagtctctttttaaaacttgttttattagttttaatcttttaactttatgcatcaagcaaaattaaattatatgcaacattctctgactggaagaaatttgtttaacatttaaacctattttctgcacattccagcacataaaataaaatattttttgtgtttacactcactctttcaaatagatgcaagtaaaacacaacagaaaataaataaagtcaaaggctagttgctctattttcacctgtaaagcaggactggggtaggcggaggtttatcctggtgcaggtgtgccgcagcggtcagttgaagactccatgagtttctctgtgaatttccattacagtcgtagcacACTTGGCGCTTTCTTGGAAGttaaggggtttttttgctgtaaaagaagttttcttcccacgcacaacggacactaatgttttgtcactttttatggaatcaaactcaaagtaaggtcagtacttccacgctttaaacgctgcacgctcatactctctccgcttttcgatatattatccattgttgatctgcagacagctgttgtcacgaacgccgcactcgccacgtcactatcatgagacattctcgcttaaaaaactcacggttttagtaacgcagtaacgcagcgtgccctacgggaaagtaacggtaatctaattaccgcttttgcaatggtaatcccttacattactcgttacttgaaaaagtaatcggattacagtaacgcgttacaagtaacgcgttactgcccatctctgcttataacaaaaaatttaaaaacaaaacaaaaaactgcccTTTAGTGTTggtcagtgttggtcaagttacttgaaaaaagtaatcagttactaattactgattacttcccccaaaaagtaatcccgttactttactgattacttattttcaaaagtaatcaattacttagttacttagttacttagttactttttaaaaacacgatttacaacctgaataggtgataaagcgatagatctttcagcccaattctactttttctgcataattcatcatacaaaatgtaatcaaatgtaaaagtctcttttaaaacttgttttattagttttaatcttttaactttatgcatcaagcaaaacttaattatatgcaacattctctgactggaagaaatttgtttaacatttaaacctattttctgcacattccagcacataaaataaaatatttttttgtgtttacactcactctttcaaatagatgcaagtaaacacagcagaaaataaataaaatcaaagactagcggtcctgttgctctattttcacctgtaaagcaggactggggtaggcggaggaggtttaccctggtgcaggtgtgccgcagcggtcagtggaagaatccatgagtttctctgtgaatttcacattacgtcgtagtacactcggtgcttgcttggaagtttagggttttttcgctgtaaaagtagttttcttcccacgcacaacggacactaatgtttttgtcacttttatggaatcaaactcaaaataaggtcagtacttccacgctttacgcgctgcatgctacactctgtcccgcttttcgatatattatgatctgcagacagctgttgtcacgaacgtcgcactcgccacgtcactgtcatgagacgttctcgcaaaaatcacggttttagtaacgcagtaacgcagcgttcctacgtgaaagtaacggtaatctaattaccgtttttgcaatagtaatcctcacattactcgttacttgaaaaagtaatcagattacagtaacgcgttacaagtaacgcgttactgcccatctctggtgttggtgaaaaatgtaccatgttgaTCAATCAAAATGATATGATTAGGaagaggggaagttttaggagggtggagagagagagagagagagcagaaaaaagagagagcgagttttgagatgtgagatttgtgacgtttagcgtgtttggagtgtgtagttaatgtgttgtcttgtgtagttagtgtgtagtgttgtggatagttttgtgttgtgtgtcagaacaatgaggcgactgctgtctccaggtagaaacagcagtgatacacctgctgctgtcagacctgcaggtatcaggctgtgatgttctcctttatagtggacagaaattcgtttttggagtggcacaaatactttgtgtggcatcttattgaagaacagctgattgttctgtaaatagtttgaaatggttattttaaaaagggtaaaaggtaaatggatgcaaataactttgttgtttgcaaaacttgtgcatatgaatttaaaattgacaatttatatttgcatttaaagttatgaaatatgattcattaaacatgtttgtggttgttacagtaaaatataactttttctactctgattttatgtttttgtccgattttagatcaattgtgttaatacagtatgtcaaaatgaaaacataactgtaaaatCAGACacatgaggttgtgctgaaaagatgataccaaacaagtaAAGTAAAtggtttttaaaggtgaaatgtggaggaaaatcaaaagtagttaaaaatggccaattataccctggaccccagagggttaaatgttttttttaagtaacgcaatagtttcttttcaagtaattaattacttttagaatcttgtaactcagttacttttttgaagaagtaactagtaactataattaattactttttcaaagaaacttgcccaacactgaaaCCCAGAATACTAAGAATGCTAATATTGAAACCAAAgaactagaaatgataaatactgacaaaatcaaagtcaaaatcaaaacactgggtcactgacccaggactGTGACATCAAGATCATTATAAttaactaaaaataacaaataagatGAAACTTTTACATACTGAAAGAGTTTTGTGATGTAACTAAATCAAAAGTGACATTATAGAGGAAATAAATGTAGTGTTTGTTAATTTGGTAAAAATGACATCAGAACTTCCCTGATGAAGCATCGATAGAAACTCTGGATCTCTACAAGACTGGTTCAACTGCTTTGAAATACCTAAAGAAAGTGAGTATAAGCAAAGGGCAAAGCATGGAGACCACACATGACATAACTTGTATGAGAGGCAAATTTATTAAAACCCAAAAGTTGAACACGTCATAAATTGTAAGCAAATCAACAGATTAAGCAAGCTAATGACAAATACAGCCAAATGActtgaaaaagagagaaagaaagagaggcatAGACTGGTAAGATATATTAACCAAGATGGCAACTATTACTCTAAATAAGCTGCTTCACTACAAGCCACACAAACCTACAAGTGGATGTAGGAGCCTAAGAGCACCACAGGGCCCTACttgtatattttttaatgcaaattcAATTCATTTGGTGAATTTGGAGTTAAGTTCTGTGTGTCGGGGGTTTTTTCATTGTAATCTACATTTAATTCCTAAAGTTTTTCATATAATCCAGAACCATCTTCAGAGTTACATCTGTTAATTGAATGAGGTTCATAAATAttaattactgtttttaaactaacaaacaggaaacatgagtaCATATTCTATGATCATTATAGTATGATGCTGCGATACAATATAACAAGCGATTTAGATCTGGCATTCAGTTGTAGACTATGACGCTCCATTTGGTGAGCAACCTAACTGTCagttatatatatgtatgtatatgtatatgaaaACTATTAGTAACTTAGAAGTATTCCGATATGCAGTATATTGTTGGCCTTTACTTTACAGTTGTGACATTCTTGGTGCTGTAGAAGTCCACTCTTTGCACATTGTCCCCAGCACCTAAATGAACAGAAGGTAGAGTAATTAATCCTCAGAAGCACAAAACTTTCTGAGGAACAACAGTGCACACATGCATTAGCGTCGTCTAAGCCCGACCTGATTGGCAGATGAAGTTGAGGTGTTCCCCACAGTGCAGGTCCTGCCACAGGAAGTGCTCTCCATTGCTCATAGCTCCACACATGCTGGAGTAATAGTAAGGGACAAAATCTTGTGGCCAGTTGAAGAAATTCATGGAGTGTCCGGACATCCAGAACCAGTCGTCTCCACTCAAGGATCTGTTGGACATAGTGAATCAAAATACTGCCATTTATGTAGCCTATggattttaactgctttttcacattttcaagtTATGTGGTCTTTATGATgggctaaaaaaacaaaacaaaccaaatcaCTCCAAGCCTTCAttccttttcttcctcttaCCCAGTTCAGCATCATCACTTTTCACCTCAACCCCATCAAGAACTGCACTCTTCGGGGGATCCCTGCCCTGAGAGCTCCAAATACCATGAGGACCGCTGCTGTCTTCACCCTTCACATCTTCTCTAGTTCCTCTTTCAGTCCATGGTACTTCTGCAGCTTCccatgttccttcttcctgatgttgctcgGTATAGCTACATCTACCACAACAGCTGTACTATTTCTtgatatagtgcttttctactctgagtgctatcaaagcgctttatacaactaattcattcacccaatcacacataTATGAAAACTATTTTAAGTGCTTACACACTTAACAACTTAGAATGTTTTGCATGGTTTTGCATGGTTGCAGCTGTCCTAGCAGCCTCTTCATGCTTCCCATTTACCTGTGAATTCCTTGGTGCTAGCAACTATCCTTGATGTCTGTAATGTAATGCCTTCTGTCTGTGTAAAAGTGGAAATCAAAACCGTAGGTGAGACTGGAGTTCTGACAATCTTcgctctctttgttaccatccgactccACTTCTCCTGTCTAAATGTTATTCCGATCTCATTAACACACAAACAGGTTCTTAATTTGCATAAGAAAACTTGAACGATGACTTTTTGAATCCTGGATGACTCTGTGTACCCCCTTTTTAATCACCAAGCTGTTAAGAGTATCTACCAATAAGTACCTGCGCAGTCCCATCCAGACGTGGTCTGTGAGGGAGAAAGGAATGAGGCCCAGCAGCTGCTCCAACTCGCTTTGCTCCTGTTGGCTGTGAAGGCTGAGCAGGTCCCAGTAATAACGTCTACAGTACATCAGAGCATCAGACCAGCAGAGCCTCTCTCCCACCACCGTCACGTTCCTGCCACCAAGCTGCACACTCACAGTGGGAGGtgtgggaggaggtgttggaggAGTTGGTGAAGGAGTAACAGCTTCTGGTGCTGGAGAGAAGtttgttaggtttctgtttgtttcatccgtgtttgtttgtttgttttattttattttaacaggtTCAATTGTAATGTTGCCTTCAGCTCCAAAAACCCAAAACCCACGAACACTGAAAGCTAGAAAGTCAGAAAAGTGCCTCAAGTTCAATTTCTCCACTGCAGCAAGGTGAATTGAGTCCAGTTTTtctaatgtaaaataataaatatgagaaaaaaatataaaagggaaaataaaaacaagcagctaCCACATATACCACTAGAAAGAACAGCTATACCAGGCAGAGAAGCAAACACCTCCACTTCACACAGCGTCACAACTCCCAGAGGTGCTGGCATGATCACATTGATGTAGCGACCTTCCATTTCATCACAGTGGAATGTGTATGTTGGTGTACCATCCAATGATTCAATAATGCCACACCTGATGGAGTTGTAGAAACATCAACGAGAAATGTGTCAGTTTTACCCACCAATTAATCTTTGTCCAACGATTAATCTGTTGCTTAAacgggaagaaaaaaaatgaacaaacaattATGGAGAAATGTTCCAGTTGTCAGAAATCACGTCTCACCTCGGGTTTTGATTTCCACTTTGATCCAGTGAGTCCCCGATCCGAATCTCTGCCCCAAGAATCCTTTCAGAGCAACAGTCTTGTCTGTTGATGATGGTGACAGCACTGACTTTATAGACAGCTAACAAGTCTACTCTCCACCAGGGATTTGTTTCTTCCTTAGTGTGGGAAAAGCCTGCAACACGTACGTTTCCATTTTTGTACCCATCAACAGCTTTTGAAGAGAGATGTGCATACGCAGTTGATGACTGTACTGTTGGCTTTTTTAAAGCCACGTTTGAAAGCGGCTCCACTAAAGTGTTAAAAAGAACAAGTATGAATCAGTATCAGGCAGATGTCTTTCAGTAGATCAGATCCAGTCACTTAAAGCTCTACCTGCTGGGGCAGCATACACCTCCACTTCACACAGGGTGAGAGTCTTCTTCTGTCCAGGAAGAAACACGTTCACAAAGCGACCCTCCATGCTGCCTCCATCACACTGGAATGTGTAGGTTTTACCCGCATTGATATGTGAGATGGAAGCACACCTGACAGCAGAGAGTGTGGGGGCAGTATTGTGTTAGTATTGTGGGCCTCATGTTAAAAGAAATGTAACATAGACGGCCAAAAGGAACATCACTGGGTTCTTATAagttttcaaaaactgtatctAAGAAGTTATCGGTGAATTAGGTATTTGATCCTGAAGCAAAACAGGGCTTGTTGTAGAAACTCTTGTTAGGAAGCACAGCAGTATGACATGTTTTATAGTTGGTCACCAGGTTTGTGCACATAACAGGAGGGACTCTGGCCGACCCTCCTTGCAGTTTCTTAGCTGCCACTTGGCACTCAAAGcttcagctccctccacagaaaagtttctttgtttttatttaactgtTGAAAAGGTGGGATTGAAAGACATTGAAGTCCCCCGCAGCTTTCCTCTTATCACATCTGAGAGACATCTTGAAACCCAgcattttatgtttaaaatgacATAGAGTGCTATAACAGAGCTTTTCCATATTTGCTAATAGTAAATCATCTTTATTCTTTTCTCTTACTCTTTAAAGTGTACGATTCGTACAAAGAAACTGTATTGAGAAAATTGTGAtggacaaaaacagagttttaaaGAGACAAAGTAAAAGGAAGTATTTCTATATAATTGGATTAAAGTGGATTATgtttaaatgaatgtttttgtgagaatgtGCTAATGAAAACTAATTGAAGAATGATaaactgaataaaacacaaagcgTATTTATATGTGCCTGAATATTCAAATGTAATGGAATTTTCTGTGTTAAGAATAATAGAACattagaagaaaagagaaaatgtaatgaggtgattttaaagtttaaagtgttAAAATTTGTCTTAAAccttcttgatgcatgctcaatcatccaggtaagtaaatctcaaaagttgattctgttcatcttgacatagagttttcagtgggagaaacgttttcgtcactcatccaagtgactcatcccagtcacggaagcgttggaagtagttcgtaagagattacaggatgaccccaacc
The sequence above is a segment of the Oreochromis aureus strain Israel breed Guangdong linkage group 3, ZZ_aureus, whole genome shotgun sequence genome. Coding sequences within it:
- the LOC120433654 gene encoding uncharacterized protein LOC120433654, giving the protein MYSSPNPSPSPNHNLIPNLNDNLNGHLLPNLALNKTAVQSSNGDNIGFAFKAIDGNRDENYQGGSCTLTLSQSDPWWRVDLARVYTVGAVVITNGAGFENRLDGAEIWIGKSTNFSDPERERCAVISHIPSGQTFYFPCSSIEGRYVTVFLPGSEKVLNLCEVEVYYGYPLPNVALKGEATQSSTLSFATASKAIDGRRNSFYSNGFCSHTAEDETNPWWRVDLQRSFTVTAVKVTNRGDCCAERLDGAEIRIGNSLENNGNNNPRCASISHINAGKTYTFQCDGGSMEGRFVNVFLPGQKKTLTLCEVEVYAAPAVEPLSNVALKKPTVQSSTAYAHLSSKAVDGYKNGNVRVAGFSHTKEETNPWWRVDLLAVYKVSAVTIINRQDCCSERILGAEIRIGDSLDQSGNQNPRCGIIESLDGTPTYTFHCDEMEGRYINVIMPAPLGVVTLCEVEVFASLPAPEAVTPSPTPPTPPPTPPTVSVQLGGRNVTVVGERLCWSDALMYCRRYYWDLLSLHSQQEQSELEQLLGLIPFSLTDHVWMGLRRSLSGDDWFWMSGHSMNFFNWPQDFVPYYYSSMCGAMSNGEHFLWQDLHCGEHLNFICQSGAGDNVQRVDFYSTKNVTTVK